In Ciconia boyciana chromosome 3, ASM3463844v1, whole genome shotgun sequence, a genomic segment contains:
- the ITGB1BP1 gene encoding integrin beta-1-binding protein 1 isoform X3: protein MFRKGKKRHSSSSSQSSEISTKSKSVDSSLGGLSRSSTVASLDTDSTKSSGQSNSNSDTCAEFRVKYVGAIEKLKYNESKNLEGPLDLINYIDVAQQDGKLPFVPGEEEFIMGVSKYGIKVSTSDQYEQAQAICKVLSTAFDSVLMSEKS, encoded by the exons atgtttagaaaaggaaaaaaacgacacagcagcagcagctcacaaAGCAGTGAAATCAGTACTAAAAGCAAG tctgtAGATTCCAGTCTTGGGGGACTTTCCAGGTCTAGTACTGTGGCTAGTCTAGATACAGACTCCACGAAAAGTTCAG GACAAAGCAATAGTAATTCTGATACGTGTGCAGAATTCAGAGTTAAATATGTTGGTGCCATTGAAAAATTGAAGTATAATGAGAGCAAAAATCTCGAAGGGCCATTGGACTTGATAAATTATATAGATGTTGCACAG CAAGATGGAAAGTTACCTTTTGTTCCAGGTGAAGAGGAGTTTATTATGGGAGTTTCCAAATACGGCATTAAGGTTTCAACATCTGATCAGTAT gAACAAGCACAAGCTATTTGCAAAGTGTTATCTACAGCCTTTGATTCAGTTCTAATGTCGGAGAAGTCCtga
- the ITGB1BP1 gene encoding integrin beta-1-binding protein 1 isoform X1, which produces MFRKGKKRHSSSSSQSSEISTKSKSVDSSLGGLSRSSTVASLDTDSTKSSGQSNSNSDTCAEFRVKYVGAIEKLKYNESKNLEGPLDLINYIDVAQQDGKLPFVPGEEEFIMGVSKYGIKVSTSDQYDVLHRHALYLIVRMVCYDDGLGAGKSLLALKTTDAASEEYSLWVYQCNSLEQAQAICKVLSTAFDSVLMSEKS; this is translated from the exons atgtttagaaaaggaaaaaaacgacacagcagcagcagctcacaaAGCAGTGAAATCAGTACTAAAAGCAAG tctgtAGATTCCAGTCTTGGGGGACTTTCCAGGTCTAGTACTGTGGCTAGTCTAGATACAGACTCCACGAAAAGTTCAG GACAAAGCAATAGTAATTCTGATACGTGTGCAGAATTCAGAGTTAAATATGTTGGTGCCATTGAAAAATTGAAGTATAATGAGAGCAAAAATCTCGAAGGGCCATTGGACTTGATAAATTATATAGATGTTGCACAG CAAGATGGAAAGTTACCTTTTGTTCCAGGTGAAGAGGAGTTTATTATGGGAGTTTCCAAATACGGCATTAAGGTTTCAACATCTGATCAGTAT GATGTGTTACATAGGCATGCTCTCTATTTAATTGTACGGATGGTCTGCTATGATGATGGTCTGGGAGCAGGAAAAAGTTTACTGGCTTTGAAGACAACAGATGCAGCCTCTGAAGAATACAGCCTCTGGGTATATCAGTGCAATAGTTTG gAACAAGCACAAGCTATTTGCAAAGTGTTATCTACAGCCTTTGATTCAGTTCTAATGTCGGAGAAGTCCtga
- the ITGB1BP1 gene encoding integrin beta-1-binding protein 1 isoform X2, which yields MFRKGKKRHSSSSSQSSEISTKSKSVDSSLGGLSRSSTVASLDTDSTKSSGQSNSNSDTCAEFRVKYVGAIEKLKYNESKNLEGPLDLINYIDVAQDVLHRHALYLIVRMVCYDDGLGAGKSLLALKTTDAASEEYSLWVYQCNSLEQAQAICKVLSTAFDSVLMSEKS from the exons atgtttagaaaaggaaaaaaacgacacagcagcagcagctcacaaAGCAGTGAAATCAGTACTAAAAGCAAG tctgtAGATTCCAGTCTTGGGGGACTTTCCAGGTCTAGTACTGTGGCTAGTCTAGATACAGACTCCACGAAAAGTTCAG GACAAAGCAATAGTAATTCTGATACGTGTGCAGAATTCAGAGTTAAATATGTTGGTGCCATTGAAAAATTGAAGTATAATGAGAGCAAAAATCTCGAAGGGCCATTGGACTTGATAAATTATATAGATGTTGCACAG GATGTGTTACATAGGCATGCTCTCTATTTAATTGTACGGATGGTCTGCTATGATGATGGTCTGGGAGCAGGAAAAAGTTTACTGGCTTTGAAGACAACAGATGCAGCCTCTGAAGAATACAGCCTCTGGGTATATCAGTGCAATAGTTTG gAACAAGCACAAGCTATTTGCAAAGTGTTATCTACAGCCTTTGATTCAGTTCTAATGTCGGAGAAGTCCtga
- the ITGB1BP1 gene encoding integrin beta-1-binding protein 1 isoform X4: protein MGVSKYGIKVSTSDQYDVLHRHALYLIVRMVCYDDGLGAGKSLLALKTTDAASEEYSLWVYQCNSLEQAQAICKVLSTAFDSVLMSEKS, encoded by the exons ATGGGAGTTTCCAAATACGGCATTAAGGTTTCAACATCTGATCAGTAT GATGTGTTACATAGGCATGCTCTCTATTTAATTGTACGGATGGTCTGCTATGATGATGGTCTGGGAGCAGGAAAAAGTTTACTGGCTTTGAAGACAACAGATGCAGCCTCTGAAGAATACAGCCTCTGGGTATATCAGTGCAATAGTTTG gAACAAGCACAAGCTATTTGCAAAGTGTTATCTACAGCCTTTGATTCAGTTCTAATGTCGGAGAAGTCCtga